TGATCGAATCCGTGAACTGCTCTTCAGACAGCCCGAAGACGGTCATGAACTGGAAGAGTCGGCCGTCGTCGATCGGCACCGTTCGTTCGACCGAGAGAAGTGTCTCTGTATCGTCCTCCCCTCTCGTATCGGGAGTCGCTTCCTTCGTCAGCCGTCGAGCGATCTCTTCGTTCCGAAATTCGAGTTCGATCACGGAGTCGGATACGAGTGCTTTTCGTTGTTCGGCAGCGTGAACTGCGTGGCCGATCACAGCGCCGAGATGCGCCACTGAATCCCGTTCTTGTTTGCTGAACGCGTTCGTCCGGGCCGTGTAGATATTCAAGACGCCGTAGAGGACGTCGTTGTGGAGGATCGGAATCGCGGCTGATGCGTCGAATCCACGCTCCATGGCTTGCTCCCGCCAAGGCTCGTACGTCGGGTCCGTCTCTATGTCGTGTTGAAACTGCGGCTGCCGTGTCCGAACCGCCGTTCCCGTCGGTCCTCGCCCGTGTGGATCATCCCGGTCGATAGACAGACGACTCTCCTCGAGATACGACGTTTCATCACCGGCCATACAGTTCGGCCTCACCTCGTCGCTCGCTCGTTCCACCTCGCCGATCCAGGCGAACACGTAGGAATCGGTCTCCACCAGCCGATCGCAGACCTGCCGTTCGATCTCCTCCCGCGAGGATGCGTCGATGGCTGCGTGTGTGATCTCCTGAATCACCCTGTTGAGATGGTTGATCGCGGCGAGCTGATCGCGCTGGTACTCGAGTTGCTGTTCGTACCGCTTGCGTTCGGTGATATCGATGAAATACTCCGTTACGCCGGTTTCCGAGGGGTACACTCGGACGAGGAACCAGGAATCGACCGGGGAGAAATACTCCTCGTACACGACCGGTTCCTGTGTCTGGACGGCCCGTCGATACTGATCTTCGAACGGTGTCCCGATCGCATCGGGAAACTGCTCCCAGATCACCGACCCGACCAACTCCTCCACAGGGCACTCTAAGAGCTCTTCTGCCGTTTCGTTTGCATAGGTTACGCGTGCTGCTCTATCGAATTCGAGGATCGCGTCAGTGATACGGCTATACACGTCTTCGGGGCACTCCCCGAAACGGTGTCCCCGAACGCTCTCGGACCCTGTCTCGGACGAATCGTCGAACTGAACGCTTATTCGCAGTTCGTCGTACTCCACGACCGGTCGTTTGGCACGCCCCTCTCGGACGAACGAGAGTACACGGAGGGCCTCGAAACGCTGTAATTCAGTGTGAACGTTCTTGATATCGCGGTCGACGAGCCGAGCAGTCTCGCTGATACTCGGTGGCTCCTCACGGCGAATCACGTCGATCAGTTCGAGTGTCTGTGGGGTAAACGTTCGATAGAGCTCTCCGACGTCCGGGAACACCAGGACGTCGATCTCACCCTCGGAGGTAGTCTCGTCACTCGTCCGTACAGCTACTGGCTCGCTCTGGTCGTACCGCGTTCGTTCACTCCCGGTTACCGTGGCGACGAGCAGTGAACTAGGAGGGGTTCGGTTCAAGGACATGGCTGTGCTCGTAACCCACTCACCGAGTGCGGCGGTGTTTCATGTGAATCTATCACACGGTATGGGGCGGTAGATACGGATAAGTGCTGCGCATAGGGTTCGCCCGACCTCCTCCGAGTAGACCGTGGAGTGGCTGACCTCGACAGAACCCTTGGTTACAGGACCAGTGATCACCCACGAATTCACGATTGTTCGTCACATCGGTCCGGAGATCGTGGGTGTGGCGTTTACGTCCGATACATAGTGGACCGTGACTATTTGTCACCAACGAACTGTGTATCGATCTACACAGTCATTTCTCGATACTCGTAGATGATTTTATCGAATAAATTTATTATTCCTTCTGTGATTTACAGCGTACTATCGTCCTGCTACCGTCGGTACACAACGGTCGTAGCCGAGTTCGTTTTCCCGTTACCCCCTCATTCGTGAACTGGCGACGCTGTCTGTGGGACAACGAGGTGGTCGGTGTGCCAAAATCAGTCGGCAGACGCCGAGGGTGCCTCTGACACCCCTTGGAGAGGACCGAAATGAAAGGTGAACGCACCACGAGCGTAGTCACGGTGACGGTACGAATCACGGTAGTACAATGAACACGGACTCGTCTGACGAGAAGTGGATGCAGGGGGATCGGGAGACGATTAGCCACGTCGATACGATCGTAGAAGCTGAAGACGCCGTCTTCGGCGGTGTCTCCGATCACACGCTCGCTTTCGGTGCTCTTGCGTCTCGGTCTTGCAGATATACGATCTACTATTTCTTGTCGACGTCCGAATCGAGTGCCTCGCTCTCGAAGTTGGTTACAGGTATTCAGACACTCGCAGGCCAGCAGAGCGAACGACAGGTGAGAGCCGACGACGAAACGCTCGAAACGCTCCTTCTCGAGAAAATCATCCCACAGCTCGAACGGCTCGGTGTGATCGAATACGACGCCCGAAGTGAGACGGTACGATATTATCGCCGGCCGTTCATCGAAGAGTACGCGGAACACGCGGCGTTCCAGGAGCTATCGACCCACGAGTAGTGATAGGGATCATCGGTGAAGTTCGTACTTCTCCGACTTCGAACCGAGCGACATCGGTGACACGTGTACCCGAGAGATTCAGTTGACTACGATGATCCCTATGAGGAGCCCTGCGTTTGATTCGAGCGTCTGCGTACCTGTACCGGATAGTGTACTGCTTCGACACGCAGTGGAGATCGGTGCAGAAGTCCCCCGTAGCCCATCGACGTCCCACCCCTCGGGTAGGCTCTCCACGGTCGATAACGTTAGCACTTTCCGTGCACCGTCGGCCGCATCGACGGTCGTCCGTGCGAGGGTAGCCCCCCCCGAAGTGATCGCACGGTACACGTACTCGATACCCTCGTCTTCGACGAGGTCGATCCTCTCGGCCCCCTCGTTGGAACTCGGTTCGTCCTCCGGCGGGACACACCGTAATGTGTGGAACTGGACACTCCCCACCGTTACTACCAATATACTGGCATAAAGTGCAGAAACGCTACAGATCGGCTCGATAGAACCGGGAGTAGCCGACGACGAGCGGGACGACGAGCCAGAAGCCGAGGACGACGATGCCGACCTCCGGAGAGAGGAGGAACGAGCCTGACTCCGCGGATGCGCCGTCGAGACCGGCGCCGTTCTGGGCCGGGTCCGCACCGATCGCGTCCGCGAGGTCCGGGAGCAGAGCAACGACGGTCGAGAAGTACGCCGACGAGGGAGAGACCTGCATGACGGTGAAGACCCACTCGGGCATCTCGGTGGGGAGCGAGAACCCCTCGACCACGAAGACGACCGCCATCGGAACCACGTCCCACAGCAGCTCGAAGACGACGAAGAAGCCGAGTGCGAGCGTCGTCGCCCGTGTCGTCGAGCCAGTTGTCGCGGAGAGTCCGACGACGATCCCCGCGTAGATGGCCGCGAAGACGAGCGTGATCAGCACGAAGGCCAGTACCGACCCGATCTCGAACGTTCCGAGCAGTACGGAGCCGAACCCGAGGCCGACCAGGAGACCGACGCCCAGACCAAACACGAGAACCGCCGCCCGACCGAGGAGCTTCCCGACGAAGACGTCCAAGCGGGTGGTCGGCAACGAAAGCAGTAGCTTGATGCTCCCGAGTTCGCGTTCGCCCGCCAGCGATTTGTAACAGACCACGATCGCAGCCAGCGGAACGAACAGCCCGGTGAGCCCGACGGTGAAGAAGATCAGACCGGCGAACGTCGCACCGCCGGGTTCACCGAACATCTCCGGCACTTCGACGTACGCGAACGTCGAGGCGACCGAGAGCACCACGAAGACGCCGACGAGCGCCCACAGCGCTCGCGACTGGACCGCATCACGGAAGTCCTTCTTCGCGACCGCGATCCAGGTCACGGCCGTCCCTCCTGCTCCTCGTTCGTATACCGAACGAACAGGTCCTCGAGGGACGATTTTACCACCGAGAAGTCCTGGATCGGCGCCACCTCGGCGTCGATGGCGTGCAGGACGGCGAACTTCGAGACCCCATCGACCGTGACGCGGAGCCGCCCGTCCTGTAACGAGGCGGCTCCAACCCCGTCCAGACGGGACACTCGGTCGGCGATCCCGTCGCCGAGGTCCGATAGATAGACGAACAGCGTTTCCCCGGTCTCCGTCGAGTCTCGAAGGCCGTCGATCGTGTCGACGGCAACGAGCTGTCCCCGGTCGATGATCGCGACGCGATCACAGACCGCTTCGACCTGTTCCATGACGTGACTGGAGAAGAAGACGGTCGTCCCACGGTCGTTCTCCGCTCGGATTATCTCTCGCATCTCGCGGGCACCGTTCGGGTCGAGCCCCGTCGAGGGCTCATCGAGCACCAGGAGGTCCGGCTTCCCCACGAGAGCCATCGCGAGAACGAGGCGCTGGCGCATCCCCTTCGAGTACCCACCCGCCTTTCGGTCGGCGGCGTCGGCGATCCTGACGCGTTCGAGTAGCGCCATCGGATCCTCGTCGCTGTCTTTCATCTCGATCGCGAACTCGAGGTGCCGTTTGCCCGTCAGTCGGTCGTAGACGTGATACGCGTCGGGGAGGACGCCGGTCCGTTGCCGAACCGCTTGTCCCTCCGTCTGCGCGTCGTGACCGAGTACGGTGACGGTCCCCTCGGTCGGCCGGATGAAGTCCAACAGGACGTCGATCGTCGTCGATTTCCCCGCGCCGTTCGGTCCGAGGAAGCCGAAGATCTCGCCCTCCTCGACGACGAGGTCGAGTCCGTCGACGGCGACGACGTCGTCGAACCGTTTCGTCAGGTTCTCGATCTCGATCGCACCCATTCACCTGTCTCCGATCTCTGTTGTTACGATTCTCATGTGCTGTGGTGATCGTCGTACGTCGTCGTCCCCACGATCATAACACATCCGCTATCGGCGGAAGAGATCCGGCCGACTACCACTCCGACCGAGCGATCAGTCGAGCCGGATCGGAACGTCGATCACTCGGTCCGGAGTTCGTAGAGTGAGTGAGATGGAGTTCAGCCGAGGAGGTACCTGGTTTTCGGGTAGCGCTCGACGAGCGGCTGGCCCCCAACGTCGATCCCCTCGATGTATCGGTCGAGCCCGAGGATCCGCCCCGCGCCGAACGCCGCGACCGCGAGGAACACCACGAGGTAGACCAGGTTCGAGTTCACGAACCCCAGCGGCCCCGCGACGTCCCAACTCCCCAGGTAGAACATCGCCATCTGCAGCGCCCCGCCGAGCGCCGCCAGTCGGACGAACGCCCCTGTAATGAGGGCGATCCCGATCAGCACCTGCGTCACCGGGACGACGACGTTCACCACCTCCATCAGCATCGTGCTCGCGGCCATCGCCGCGTAGATCCCCGCGACGGGACCCTCCGAACCCATGAGGTAGCCCGCCGCGTCGAAGGACTCGCCCGAGACGAACGCGACCTTCCCGAGGCCAGCCCCGAGAAACGCCCCGCCCATGACGAGCCGCAACGCGACGACGAACCACGCGGAAAGCGCGTGTGGCGTTCCGGTGAGCGTGAGCCCGCCGATCCTGCTCTCGAGTCTGTTCTCAGTCGGTGTGGATATGGACATGACCGGTCTCTCCTTACAACTACTGATACACCCACCGAGTACTTAGACCACGGAGCGGATTCCCAAACCCTGAGAAACGGCGACCGATACGGGGGTGGGTCCGATCTACGCGCGACTGCTCGCTTCGTTCGGCCCGACTCGGCATCCCCATCGAGGCGGTGTCGGGCGCCGATTTATTACCGCGCAGTCCCAGGAGAACGTATGGTCTCCGATCGTGCGGAAGTCGGTGCGGGTGTCGAGAACGTCGACCTCTCCGGACGGACGGTGCTGGTGACGGGCGCGACCGGCGGGATCGGCCGCGAGACGGCACTGGCGCTCGGCAGGCTCGGCGCACGTGTGTTAATCCACGGCCGGAGCGAGGTGCGGGGACGAGAGGTCCTCTCGGAGCTCTCGCCGCTCGGGGCCGACCCCGCGCTCTTCCTCGCGGACTTCGCCTCCCAAGAGGCGGTCCACGCGCTCGCGGCCGAGGTCGAGGACCGCGTCGACCGCCTCGACGTGCTGGTGAACAACGCTGGCGGGCTGTTCACCGACGGCGAACTCACCGAGGACGGGATCGAGTACACGTTCGCGGTGAACCACCTCGCCCCGTTCGTGCTCACGGCCGGGCTCTACCCGCTGCTCTGCGAGAGCGAGGGGCGGGTCGTGGTCGTCTCCTCGGAGGCCCACCGCGGCGTGCGTCTCGACTTCGACTCGCTCCGCTCGGTGGAAGGGTACAGCGGCTGGCGCGCCTACGCCCAGTCGAAGCTCGCGAACGTGCTGTTCGCGCGCGAACTCGCCGTGCGGGGGGACGAGGACGGCGTGAGCGCGAACGGCCTCCACCCGGGTATGGTGCCCGGGAGCGGTTTCGGGCGGGACCTCCCGGCCCCGATCCGCGCGGGGATGGACGCGCTCTCCGGCCCGCTGGCGGCGCTCCCGGGGCCGTTCGTCGACAGCGTCGTCGAGGGCGCTGAGACCTCCGTCTACCTCGCCGCCTCCCCGGAGGTCGAGGGCGTCTCCGGCAGGTACTTCGTGGACTGCGAGGAGAGACGGCCTTCGCGGGCGGCCCGCGGCGAGCGGTCACGAGAGCGTCTCTGGACGGTGAGCGAGGAGCTGACTGACACGACGTTCGCGGGGTGAGACCGACGACCTGCCGCCAGCGGAACGGGTTTACCCGGGTCGATCGAAGGGACGACGACTCGAGAGAGGGATCCGCCCATCGCAGGACGCCTCAGACGGTTGATCGGTCGGTTCGAGAACGTCCTCCTCGTCGCCGTGGCGGTGGCGGCCGGGGTGGCCGGGCCGAGCGTCGGCGCCGCGCTGGAGCCGCTGGTCACGCCGCTGGTGGTCTTCCTCGTCTACACCTCGCTCCGGGGGCTGCGCCCCGCCGAAGTCGAGGTCCGATCCTACGGGCTACTCGTCGCCCTCTCGCTCTGTCTCTCCTACGTCGTCCTCCCGGCCGGTGGGATCGGGCTCGCGCGTCTCGTCCTCGACGGCGGCGCGCTCGTCGGCTTCGCGATCGCGCTCTCGGTCCCGACGACCGCCGGCAGCGCCATCGTCTGGACGCGTTTCTCCGGCGGCGACGTCCAGCTCGCGACGACTACCTCGATCGCCTCGCTCCTGTTCGGGCCGGTCGCGACGCCGATCGTCCTCGCCGCGCTCGTCGGGACGGGTGCGGGGGTTCCAGCGACCGCGGTCCTCGTCGACCTCGCGGTGATCGTCGTCGGTGGCGTCCTGCTCGCCGTCGTGATCCCGTCCGACACCTTCTCCGCGAGAACCGTAGACGGGGCGACGACGTTCGCCATCCTGCTCCTGATCTACACGAGCGTCGCGGCCGTCGATCCCGCGGGCGTCGCGGTCCGGGACCTCCTCGGGATCGTCGGCGTCTCCGTCTTCCTGCTCTGTTTCGGGCTGGCGCTCACCCTTATCTGCAAGCGGGCGTTCGGCCTCGACCGCCCGCGGGCGCTCTCGCTCTTCTTCACGAGCAGCCTGAAGAACCTCGGCATCGCGCTGCTCGTCGCTCTCGCCTTCGCCGACCCGCTTGTCGTCCTCGCGATCATCACCTACTACGTCCTCCAGCAGCTTTCGGGGGCGGTCCTCGCCGACGTCGTCCCGTGAGGGCGTGGACCGAACACTTCCGCTCGGGCCCACGAGACGCTCACGCGTGACGTCCATCGCGGAACTCGCGCTCACCGATCCCCCGCTGTTCGTCCCGACGTTCGAGGCCGTCCCGAGACCGAGTGCACGGTGGAAGACGTCCACTACGTCACCGACGGCTCGGGGGAGACGCGTGTCGTCGTCTTCTGGTGGGCCGCCGGTTGTCGGTTCTCCGGATACGAGCCGGTGGACCGCTTCGGTACCTCCACGCGACAGGCGGGCGGAGGATGTGCCCGTTCGGGTGCTCGGGCGACCGATCGGTGACGGCTCAGTCCCAGAACGCCTTCGTCCGGGCGTACTCGCGTTCGAGCGCGAGGATGTCCCTGTAGAAGTCGTCCTCGTCCTCGCGATGCCTGTTGATGATCCGTGCGGCGTTTCGCGGCCCGACGCCCCGTGCCGCGAGCGCGATCACCGCCTTCTTCCCGTGGCCCTGCACGAGGCTCGCCGCGCGGTAGGCCCGCTGGGTCTGTTTCTCCTGCTCGTCGTCCTTCTCGTCGGCCCTGACGGCCGCCACGACCTCCTCGGCCCACGGGTTGAGTGCCGCGATCCGGGTCGAGCCACACCGTGGACACTCGGGCTGCTCTGTGACCCGGCGCACCTCCTGGATCCGATCCCACTCCCGGCAGGCGAGACAGGCGAGCAGCACCCTGTCGCCCTGTAAGCGTTCACGAACCGTCTCGACCACGCTCGCGTCGGCGTTCTCGGGCGAGAGCAGTTCCGTTCCGGTCGATGCGCCCGATAAACCGATCGGCGTCCGCTCGCCGACGCGTTCGAGACCGACCTCTCCCGC
This region of Halalkalicoccus sp. CGA53 genomic DNA includes:
- a CDS encoding bacterio-opsin activator domain-containing protein, whose protein sequence is MSLNRTPPSSLLVATVTGSERTRYDQSEPVAVRTSDETTSEGEIDVLVFPDVGELYRTFTPQTLELIDVIRREEPPSISETARLVDRDIKNVHTELQRFEALRVLSFVREGRAKRPVVEYDELRISVQFDDSSETGSESVRGHRFGECPEDVYSRITDAILEFDRAARVTYANETAEELLECPVEELVGSVIWEQFPDAIGTPFEDQYRRAVQTQEPVVYEEYFSPVDSWFLVRVYPSETGVTEYFIDITERKRYEQQLEYQRDQLAAINHLNRVIQEITHAAIDASSREEIERQVCDRLVETDSYVFAWIGEVERASDEVRPNCMAGDETSYLEESRLSIDRDDPHGRGPTGTAVRTRQPQFQHDIETDPTYEPWREQAMERGFDASAAIPILHNDVLYGVLNIYTARTNAFSKQERDSVAHLGAVIGHAVHAAEQRKALVSDSVIELEFRNEEIARRLTKEATPDTRGEDDTETLLSVERTVPIDDGRLFQFMTVFGLSEEQFTDSITRFPAVEDVALLDDGVDRGRGLLFRLTVVGPSLTETITAHGGRIRSVQTTVDETRVVADLPPATNPREVLDAVNDVYPETELVAQRSKVREARTALEITSELTDRLTNKQRAAVETAFFAGYFEWPRTVTGEEVAEMLGITGPTFNRHLRTAERTLLAMLFGDNEQLPE
- a CDS encoding DUF7344 domain-containing protein encodes the protein MNTDSSDEKWMQGDRETISHVDTIVEAEDAVFGGVSDHTLAFGALASRSCRYTIYYFLSTSESSASLSKLVTGIQTLAGQQSERQVRADDETLETLLLEKIIPQLERLGVIEYDARSETVRYYRRPFIEEYAEHAAFQELSTHE
- a CDS encoding ABC transporter permease, translated to MTWIAVAKKDFRDAVQSRALWALVGVFVVLSVASTFAYVEVPEMFGEPGGATFAGLIFFTVGLTGLFVPLAAIVVCYKSLAGERELGSIKLLLSLPTTRLDVFVGKLLGRAAVLVFGLGVGLLVGLGFGSVLLGTFEIGSVLAFVLITLVFAAIYAGIVVGLSATTGSTTRATTLALGFFVVFELLWDVVPMAVVFVVEGFSLPTEMPEWVFTVMQVSPSSAYFSTVVALLPDLADAIGADPAQNGAGLDGASAESGSFLLSPEVGIVVLGFWLVVPLVVGYSRFYRADL
- a CDS encoding ABC transporter ATP-binding protein, producing MGAIEIENLTKRFDDVVAVDGLDLVVEEGEIFGFLGPNGAGKSTTIDVLLDFIRPTEGTVTVLGHDAQTEGQAVRQRTGVLPDAYHVYDRLTGKRHLEFAIEMKDSDEDPMALLERVRIADAADRKAGGYSKGMRQRLVLAMALVGKPDLLVLDEPSTGLDPNGAREMREIIRAENDRGTTVFFSSHVMEQVEAVCDRVAIIDRGQLVAVDTIDGLRDSTETGETLFVYLSDLGDGIADRVSRLDGVGAASLQDGRLRVTVDGVSKFAVLHAIDAEVAPIQDFSVVKSSLEDLFVRYTNEEQEGRP
- a CDS encoding DoxX family protein — its product is MSTPTENRLESRIGGLTLTGTPHALSAWFVVALRLVMGGAFLGAGLGKVAFVSGESFDAAGYLMGSEGPVAGIYAAMAASTMLMEVVNVVVPVTQVLIGIALITGAFVRLAALGGALQMAMFYLGSWDVAGPLGFVNSNLVYLVVFLAVAAFGAGRILGLDRYIEGIDVGGQPLVERYPKTRYLLG
- a CDS encoding SDR family oxidoreductase, with protein sequence MVSDRAEVGAGVENVDLSGRTVLVTGATGGIGRETALALGRLGARVLIHGRSEVRGREVLSELSPLGADPALFLADFASQEAVHALAAEVEDRVDRLDVLVNNAGGLFTDGELTEDGIEYTFAVNHLAPFVLTAGLYPLLCESEGRVVVVSSEAHRGVRLDFDSLRSVEGYSGWRAYAQSKLANVLFARELAVRGDEDGVSANGLHPGMVPGSGFGRDLPAPIRAGMDALSGPLAALPGPFVDSVVEGAETSVYLAASPEVEGVSGRYFVDCEERRPSRAARGERSRERLWTVSEELTDTTFAG
- a CDS encoding bile acid:sodium symporter family protein, producing the protein MIGRFENVLLVAVAVAAGVAGPSVGAALEPLVTPLVVFLVYTSLRGLRPAEVEVRSYGLLVALSLCLSYVVLPAGGIGLARLVLDGGALVGFAIALSVPTTAGSAIVWTRFSGGDVQLATTTSIASLLFGPVATPIVLAALVGTGAGVPATAVLVDLAVIVVGGVLLAVVIPSDTFSARTVDGATTFAILLLIYTSVAAVDPAGVAVRDLLGIVGVSVFLLCFGLALTLICKRAFGLDRPRALSLFFTSSLKNLGIALLVALAFADPLVVLAIITYYVLQQLSGAVLADVVP